The following proteins are encoded in a genomic region of Saccharopolyspora antimicrobica:
- the ruvA gene encoding Holliday junction branch migration protein RuvA, which translates to MISTVRGPVLSIGLDHAVIEVGGVGMAVHATPVTLAGLRRGEESRLWTSLIVREDSLTLYGFADAESRDLFVLLQTASGVGPRLALAALAVLSPDQLSHALADGNLTVLTQVPGIGKKSAERLILELRDKVGVVAGTVEPAVTADRGRVRTEVSEALVSLGFSAKQAEQSVESVLAAGNGDLDTAAVLRKALATLGPK; encoded by the coding sequence ATGATCTCCACGGTGCGAGGTCCGGTGCTGTCCATCGGGCTGGACCACGCCGTGATCGAAGTGGGCGGCGTGGGCATGGCGGTGCACGCCACCCCGGTCACGCTGGCCGGCCTGCGGCGGGGCGAGGAGTCCCGGCTGTGGACCTCGCTGATCGTGCGCGAGGACTCGCTGACCCTCTACGGCTTCGCCGACGCGGAGTCCCGCGACCTGTTCGTCCTGCTGCAGACGGCGTCCGGGGTCGGCCCGCGGCTCGCGCTGGCCGCGCTCGCGGTGCTCTCGCCGGACCAGCTCAGCCACGCCTTGGCCGACGGCAACCTGACGGTGCTCACCCAGGTCCCGGGCATCGGGAAGAAGAGCGCCGAGCGGTTGATCCTGGAACTGCGCGACAAGGTCGGCGTGGTGGCCGGCACGGTCGAACCGGCGGTCACGGCGGATCGCGGCCGGGTCCGCACGGAGGTCTCCGAGGCACTGGTGAGCCTGGGCTTCTCGGCCAAGCAGGCCGAGCAGAGCGTGGAGTCGGTCCTGGCCGCGGGCAACGGCGACCTCGACACCGCCGCGGTGCTGCGCAAAGCGCTCGCCACGCTCGGACCGAAGTGA
- a CDS encoding DUF4262 domain-containing protein, protein MAIVVDTDEELRRWMVNTAEKHGAAVMHVAGDEHGAQYAFSVGAWRRFGKPEVVVIGLPDEVANAVVNTYVQRVGQGERFVPGRLYDGFLKGCPVTFEKVALQHYPEYLGSAFLVYNGPDFPAVQLIVSSPEDGKFPWQPDAPGGFRDYQPVLTDSGLPESWTPGADGP, encoded by the coding sequence ATGGCGATCGTGGTCGACACGGATGAGGAACTGCGCCGCTGGATGGTCAACACCGCGGAGAAGCACGGCGCAGCGGTGATGCACGTGGCGGGCGACGAGCACGGTGCGCAGTACGCCTTCTCGGTCGGCGCGTGGCGGCGCTTCGGCAAGCCCGAGGTCGTGGTGATCGGGCTGCCCGACGAGGTCGCGAACGCGGTGGTGAACACCTACGTGCAGCGGGTGGGCCAGGGCGAGCGGTTCGTGCCCGGCCGGCTCTACGACGGCTTCCTGAAGGGCTGCCCGGTGACCTTCGAGAAGGTCGCCCTGCAGCACTACCCGGAGTACCTGGGCAGCGCGTTCCTGGTCTACAACGGGCCCGACTTCCCCGCCGTGCAGCTGATCGTCTCCAGCCCGGAGGACGGGAAGTTCCCGTGGCAGCCGGATGCGCCCGGCGGGTTTCGCGACTACCAGCCGGTGCTGACCGACAGCGGCCTGCCGGAGAGCTGGACGCCCGGCGCCGACGGCCCCTGA
- a CDS encoding YebC/PmpR family DNA-binding transcriptional regulator: MSGHSKWATTKHKKAALDAKRGKLFAKLIKNVEVAARTGGGDPDGNPTLYDAIQKARKNSVPMDNIERARKRGAGEEAGGADWQTIMYEGYGPNGVAVLVECLTDNRNRAAGEVRTAMTRNGGSMADAGSVSYMFNRKGVVLLPKNGLSEDDVLSAVLEAGAEEINDLGESYEILSDPADMVEVRKALQAADIEYDSAETNFLASVNVQLDAEGARKIFKLIDALEDCDDVQNVFANFDVDDAVLEEVNA; encoded by the coding sequence ATGAGCGGCCACTCCAAGTGGGCCACCACCAAGCACAAGAAGGCCGCCCTCGACGCCAAGCGCGGCAAGCTCTTCGCGAAGCTGATCAAGAACGTCGAGGTCGCCGCCCGCACCGGCGGGGGCGATCCCGATGGCAACCCGACCCTCTACGACGCCATCCAGAAGGCGCGCAAGAACTCCGTGCCGATGGACAACATCGAGCGCGCCCGCAAGCGCGGGGCCGGTGAGGAAGCCGGTGGCGCCGACTGGCAGACCATCATGTACGAGGGTTACGGGCCCAACGGCGTCGCGGTGCTGGTGGAGTGCCTGACCGACAACCGGAACCGGGCCGCGGGCGAGGTGCGCACCGCGATGACCCGCAACGGCGGCTCGATGGCCGATGCCGGTTCGGTGTCCTACATGTTCAACCGCAAGGGCGTCGTGCTGCTGCCCAAGAACGGGCTGAGCGAGGACGACGTGCTCTCGGCGGTCCTGGAGGCCGGTGCCGAGGAGATCAACGACCTGGGCGAGAGCTACGAGATCCTCTCCGATCCGGCCGACATGGTCGAGGTGCGCAAGGCGCTGCAGGCCGCCGACATCGAGTACGACTCGGCGGAGACCAACTTCCTGGCCTCGGTCAACGTGCAGCTGGACGCCGAAGGGGCGCGCAAGATCTTCAAGCTGATCGACGCGCTGGAGGACTGCGACGACGTGCAGAACGTCTTCGCGAACTTCGACGTCGACGACGCGGTGCTCGAAGAGGTCAACGCCTAG
- the secD gene encoding protein translocase subunit SecD, translated as MAPPAGQIRPGRYLAIFTLIVAALYSLVFFTGDGNPYPKLGIDLQGGTRVTLTARTLDGQPPSNEALNQARQIIETRVNGMGVSGSEVTRDGNNLVITVPGEGGEEAKQLGQTAELNFRKVTSALPAQTPPAGTTPQAAHQQQPGDQQREIDEAKRTRQSTDPNVQMQALQALNCAVDDPLRGNDDPKLPLITCDREGEFKYVLEPVFLPGREVATAQAVPPNQQNPGWTVSLDFKSEGAKIWADFTSANVGQQAAFVLDSEVVSAPTIQAALLGGNAQITGQFNQQSATDLADILKYGSLPLAFDQSEAETVSATLGVASLEAGLFAGGIGLLLVAVYCLLYYRLLGILTILSLVLSGGVVYGVLVLLGRWVGFTLDLAGVAGFIIAIGITADSFIVFFERLKDEIREGRTFRSSVPRAWTRARRTILSADAVSFLAAAVLYVLAVGQVKGFAFTLGMSTVLDLVVVFLVTHPLVALASKSKFLSKPSVSGLGAVQRLGNQNRAARKAATTAKEA; from the coding sequence GTGGCACCTCCGGCCGGGCAGATCCGCCCAGGGCGTTATCTCGCGATCTTCACCTTGATCGTGGCCGCGCTGTACTCGCTGGTGTTCTTCACCGGTGACGGCAACCCGTACCCCAAGCTCGGGATCGATCTCCAGGGCGGAACCCGGGTGACGCTCACCGCGCGCACCCTGGACGGTCAGCCGCCCAGCAACGAGGCCCTCAACCAGGCGCGGCAGATCATCGAGACCCGCGTCAACGGCATGGGCGTCAGCGGTTCCGAGGTCACCCGCGACGGCAACAACCTGGTCATCACGGTGCCCGGCGAGGGCGGCGAGGAGGCCAAGCAGCTCGGGCAGACCGCGGAGCTGAACTTCCGCAAGGTCACCAGCGCGCTGCCCGCGCAGACGCCGCCCGCGGGCACCACGCCGCAGGCCGCGCACCAGCAGCAGCCCGGTGATCAGCAGCGCGAGATCGACGAGGCCAAGCGCACCCGGCAGAGCACCGACCCGAACGTGCAGATGCAGGCGCTGCAGGCGCTGAACTGCGCGGTCGACGACCCGCTGCGCGGCAACGACGACCCGAAGCTGCCGCTGATCACCTGCGACCGCGAGGGCGAGTTCAAGTACGTCCTGGAGCCGGTGTTCCTGCCCGGCCGCGAGGTCGCCACCGCCCAGGCGGTGCCGCCGAACCAGCAGAACCCGGGCTGGACGGTCTCGCTGGACTTCAAGAGCGAGGGCGCCAAGATCTGGGCCGACTTCACCTCCGCCAACGTCGGCCAGCAGGCCGCGTTCGTGCTGGACAGCGAGGTGGTCTCGGCACCGACGATCCAGGCCGCGCTGCTCGGCGGCAACGCGCAGATCACCGGCCAGTTCAACCAGCAGAGCGCGACCGACCTGGCGGACATCCTCAAGTACGGTTCGCTGCCGCTGGCCTTCGACCAGTCCGAGGCCGAGACGGTCTCCGCGACGCTCGGCGTGGCCTCCCTGGAGGCCGGCCTGTTCGCCGGTGGCATCGGCCTGCTGCTGGTGGCGGTCTACTGCCTGCTCTACTACCGGCTGCTGGGCATCCTGACGATCCTGTCGCTGGTGCTCTCCGGCGGTGTGGTCTACGGCGTGCTGGTCCTGCTGGGCCGCTGGGTCGGTTTCACCCTCGACCTGGCCGGTGTCGCCGGTTTCATCATCGCCATCGGCATCACCGCCGACTCGTTCATCGTGTTCTTCGAACGCCTCAAGGACGAGATCCGCGAAGGCCGCACCTTCCGGTCGTCCGTGCCGCGGGCCTGGACGCGGGCGCGGCGCACGATCCTGTCCGCCGACGCGGTCAGCTTCCTGGCCGCCGCCGTGCTCTACGTGCTGGCCGTCGGCCAGGTGAAGGGCTTCGCGTTCACCCTGGGCATGTCCACCGTGCTGGACCTCGTGGTGGTCTTCCTGGTCACCCACCCGCTGGTGGCGCTGGCCTCCAAGAGCAAGTTCCTGTCCAAGCCGTCGGTCTCCGGCCTGGGAGCGGTGCAGCGCCTCGGTAATCAGAACCGGGCTGCCCGCAAGGCCGCGACCACCGCCAAGGAGGCGTGA
- the pdxT gene encoding pyridoxal 5'-phosphate synthase glutaminase subunit PdxT, with translation MTNPVIGVLALQGGVAEHLAALERCGADARPVRRAEELAAVHGIVLPGGESTTMTRLLDTFELYEPLRERLAAGLPAYGSCAGMIMLAREVADQDPELPAVRPLGALDMVVRRNAFGRQVDSFETHLDFAGVPGGPVHAVFIRAPWVEEVGPEIDVLATVPDMHGDDPDSTGRSSGVGRIVAVQQGSVLATSFHPELVGGDERVHRYFVQIVRARLDSAAHA, from the coding sequence GTGACGAACCCCGTGATCGGCGTCCTGGCGCTGCAGGGCGGCGTGGCCGAACACCTGGCCGCGCTCGAGCGCTGCGGAGCGGACGCGCGCCCGGTGCGGCGCGCCGAGGAGCTCGCCGCGGTGCACGGAATCGTGCTGCCCGGTGGGGAGTCCACCACGATGACCCGCCTGCTCGACACCTTCGAGCTGTACGAGCCGCTGCGCGAGCGGCTCGCCGCCGGGCTGCCCGCCTACGGCTCGTGCGCCGGGATGATCATGCTCGCCCGCGAGGTCGCGGACCAGGACCCGGAGCTGCCCGCGGTCCGCCCGCTGGGTGCGCTGGACATGGTCGTGCGGCGCAACGCCTTCGGCCGCCAGGTCGACTCCTTCGAGACCCATCTGGACTTCGCCGGAGTGCCGGGCGGGCCGGTGCACGCGGTGTTCATCCGGGCACCCTGGGTGGAAGAGGTGGGACCGGAGATCGACGTGCTGGCCACGGTGCCCGATATGCATGGGGATGACCCGGACAGCACGGGGCGCTCGTCCGGCGTCGGTAGGATCGTCGCGGTTCAGCAGGGTTCGGTGCTCGCCACTTCGTTCCACCCGGAGCTCGTCGGCGGTGACGAACGCGTGCACCGCTATTTCGTACAGATCGTCCGCGCGCGGCTGGATTCGGCAGCGCACGCGTAG
- a CDS encoding helix-turn-helix domain-containing protein, whose amino-acid sequence MSETENTPSAPLETIAASLRRERDRAGLTLTELAKRAGIAKSTLSQLESGTGNPSVETLWALGVALGVPFSRLVDPPTPQIRVIRAGQVPIVRSEQSTYAAALLSSGESGARRDLYVLELEPGGVRHADAHIPGSVEHVILTAGRLVAGPEDSPVELAVGDYVSFSGDVPHRYEALAPGTTAVLVMEHR is encoded by the coding sequence ATGAGTGAGACAGAGAACACCCCGTCCGCGCCGCTGGAGACCATCGCCGCCTCCCTGCGCCGGGAGCGCGATCGCGCCGGGCTGACCCTGACCGAGCTCGCCAAGCGCGCCGGCATCGCGAAGTCCACGCTCTCCCAGCTCGAATCCGGCACCGGCAACCCGAGCGTGGAGACCCTGTGGGCGCTGGGCGTGGCGCTGGGCGTGCCCTTCAGCCGGCTCGTCGACCCGCCGACCCCGCAGATCCGGGTGATCCGCGCGGGCCAGGTGCCGATCGTGCGCTCCGAGCAGTCGACCTACGCGGCGGCCCTGCTGTCCTCCGGCGAGTCGGGCGCGCGCCGCGACCTCTACGTGCTCGAACTCGAACCGGGCGGCGTCCGCCACGCCGACGCCCACATCCCCGGCTCGGTGGAGCACGTGATCCTCACCGCGGGCCGCCTGGTGGCGGGCCCGGAGGACAGCCCGGTGGAGCTCGCGGTGGGCGACTACGTCTCCTTCTCCGGCGACGTCCCGCACCGCTACGAGGCCCTCGCCCCCGGCACCACCGCGGTCCTCGTCATGGAGCACCGCTGA
- the ruvB gene encoding Holliday junction branch migration DNA helicase RuvB — translation MYQDEADWSGEGVSLTAHQDASDQDVETSLRPRKLSEFIGQARVREQLELVLHGALKRGDQPDHVLFSGPPGLGKTSLSMIIATELGSSIRVTSGPALERPGDLAAMLSNLAEGDVLFIDEIHRIARPAEEMLYLAMEDYRVDIVVGKGPGATSIPLELAPFTLVGATTRSGALTGPLRDRFGFTAHMEFYSPEELELVVRRSAGILGVDLRDDGAVEIAGRSRGTPRIANRLLRRVRDFAEVRADGAVTLEVARAALEVYDVDELGLDRLDRAVLSALINSFHGGPVGISTLAVAVGEESSTVEEVCEPYLVRAGLLARTPRGRVATAAAWHHMGLTPPQHAPGSPQPDLLAE, via the coding sequence ATGTACCAGGACGAGGCCGACTGGTCCGGCGAGGGCGTCTCGCTGACCGCGCACCAGGACGCGTCCGACCAGGACGTCGAGACGTCGCTGCGGCCGCGCAAGCTCAGCGAGTTCATCGGGCAGGCGCGGGTGCGCGAACAGCTGGAGCTGGTGCTGCACGGCGCGCTCAAGCGCGGTGACCAGCCCGACCACGTGCTGTTCTCCGGCCCGCCCGGGCTGGGCAAGACCAGCCTGTCGATGATCATCGCCACCGAGCTCGGGTCGTCGATCCGGGTCACCTCCGGTCCGGCCCTGGAGCGGCCCGGTGACCTGGCGGCGATGCTGTCCAACCTCGCCGAGGGCGACGTGCTGTTCATCGACGAGATCCACCGGATCGCCCGCCCCGCCGAGGAGATGCTCTACCTGGCGATGGAGGACTACCGGGTGGACATCGTCGTCGGCAAGGGCCCGGGGGCCACCAGCATCCCGCTGGAGCTGGCGCCGTTCACGCTGGTCGGGGCCACCACGCGGTCCGGCGCGCTGACCGGGCCGCTGCGCGACCGCTTCGGCTTCACCGCGCACATGGAGTTCTACTCGCCGGAGGAGCTGGAGCTCGTGGTGCGCCGCTCGGCGGGGATCCTGGGCGTGGACCTGCGCGACGACGGCGCCGTGGAGATCGCCGGCCGCTCGCGCGGCACACCGCGCATCGCCAACCGGCTGCTGCGCCGGGTCCGCGACTTCGCCGAGGTGCGCGCCGACGGCGCGGTGACCCTGGAGGTCGCGCGGGCCGCGCTGGAGGTCTACGACGTCGACGAGCTCGGCCTGGACCGGCTGGACCGGGCGGTGCTGAGCGCGCTGATCAACTCCTTCCACGGCGGCCCGGTGGGGATCTCCACGCTGGCGGTCGCGGTGGGCGAGGAGTCGAGCACCGTGGAGGAGGTCTGCGAGCCGTACCTGGTGCGCGCCGGGCTGCTGGCCCGCACCCCGCGCGGCCGGGTGGCGACCGCGGCGGCCTGGCACCACATGGGTCTCACCCCGCCGCAGCACGCGCCGGGGAGCCCGCAGCCGGATCTCCTCGCCGAGTGA
- the yajC gene encoding preprotein translocase subunit YajC: protein MDLNSLILPLLIVLLAVPLFLQARKQKRAMAEQQKLQNSIAPGDRVMTTSGVFGTVVATSDDTIDLELAPGMTTTWVRQAVREKVNTESAPEVAEVKDETPAEPETESKAEVAAPIEQQKTN, encoded by the coding sequence ATGGACCTCAACTCCCTGATTCTCCCGCTGCTGATCGTCCTGCTCGCGGTGCCGCTGTTCCTCCAGGCGCGCAAGCAGAAGCGCGCGATGGCGGAGCAGCAGAAGCTGCAGAACTCGATCGCCCCCGGCGACCGGGTGATGACCACCTCCGGTGTGTTCGGCACCGTCGTGGCCACCAGCGACGACACCATCGACCTGGAGCTGGCCCCGGGCATGACCACCACCTGGGTGCGCCAGGCGGTCCGCGAGAAGGTCAACACCGAGAGCGCGCCCGAGGTCGCGGAGGTCAAGGACGAGACCCCGGCCGAGCCCGAGACCGAGTCGAAGGCCGAGGTCGCCGCGCCGATCGAGCAGCAGAAGACCAACTGA
- a CDS encoding amino acid permease, producing the protein MIAMGGAIGVGLFLGAGGRMAQAGPALVVSYLLCGIAAFFVMRALGELVLYRPVAGSFVEYAREFIGPWAGFAAGWLYFLNWAGSGIAEITAAGIYIGKWFPDFPQWVTALICLAVLLAVNLLSVKLFGELEFWFAVIKVLAIVTFLFVGLALVVTGAEVGGGTAGPHNLVDHGGFMPNGLPVVLMSMQGVMFAYASMEMAGIAAGETENPAKVMPRAINGVVWRIAVFYIGSVLLLAMVLPWTSYNGEQSPFVTVFSSIGIPWAGDVMNFVVLTAALSSCNSGLYATGRILRSLGTRGEAPSFTARLNSRQAPFGAVLFTGAVFLIGVLLNYVVPKDAFDIATSIASLGVIATWAALLIAQAQLRKRAALGELVRPSYRMPGSPWTNWIVLAFLLLIVVLAAFSDELAVRASFYAVPVVVVALFAGWWLVRRSRSSPAEERAGQSEL; encoded by the coding sequence ATGATCGCCATGGGCGGGGCCATCGGCGTCGGCCTGTTCCTCGGCGCGGGCGGCCGGATGGCCCAGGCCGGCCCCGCCCTGGTGGTGTCCTACCTGCTGTGCGGCATCGCGGCGTTCTTCGTGATGCGCGCGCTCGGCGAGCTCGTGCTCTACCGGCCGGTGGCGGGCAGCTTCGTCGAGTACGCCCGCGAGTTCATCGGCCCGTGGGCCGGGTTCGCCGCGGGCTGGCTGTACTTCCTGAACTGGGCGGGCTCCGGCATCGCCGAGATCACCGCGGCGGGCATCTACATCGGCAAGTGGTTCCCGGACTTCCCGCAGTGGGTGACCGCGCTGATCTGCCTGGCCGTGCTGCTGGCGGTCAACCTGCTGTCGGTGAAGCTGTTCGGCGAGCTGGAGTTCTGGTTCGCGGTGATCAAGGTGCTGGCCATCGTGACCTTCCTGTTCGTCGGACTGGCCCTGGTGGTCACCGGCGCCGAGGTCGGCGGCGGCACCGCCGGTCCGCACAACCTCGTCGACCACGGAGGTTTCATGCCCAACGGGCTGCCCGTGGTGCTGATGAGCATGCAGGGCGTCATGTTCGCCTACGCCTCGATGGAGATGGCGGGCATCGCCGCCGGGGAGACCGAGAACCCGGCGAAGGTGATGCCGCGCGCCATCAACGGCGTGGTCTGGCGGATCGCGGTCTTCTACATCGGCTCCGTGCTGCTGCTGGCGATGGTGCTGCCGTGGACGTCGTACAACGGCGAGCAGAGCCCGTTCGTGACGGTCTTCTCCAGCATCGGCATCCCGTGGGCCGGCGACGTGATGAACTTCGTGGTGCTCACCGCCGCGCTGTCCAGCTGCAACTCCGGGCTGTACGCGACCGGCCGGATCCTGCGCTCGCTGGGCACCCGCGGCGAGGCGCCCTCGTTCACCGCGCGGCTCAACTCCCGCCAAGCGCCCTTCGGCGCGGTGCTGTTCACCGGCGCGGTGTTCCTGATCGGCGTGCTGCTCAACTACGTGGTCCCCAAGGACGCCTTCGACATCGCCACCTCCATCGCCTCGCTGGGCGTCATCGCGACCTGGGCCGCGCTGCTGATCGCGCAGGCCCAGCTGCGCAAGCGCGCGGCGCTGGGCGAGCTGGTCCGCCCGTCCTACCGGATGCCGGGTTCGCCGTGGACCAACTGGATCGTCCTGGCGTTCCTGCTGCTCATCGTGGTGCTGGCGGCCTTCTCCGACGAGCTGGCGGTGCGCGCCTCGTTCTACGCGGTGCCGGTCGTGGTGGTCGCGCTGTTCGCCGGCTGGTGGCTGGTGCGCAGGTCCCGGTCTTCGCCCGCGGAGGAGCGTGCAGGACAATCGGAGCTGTGA
- the secF gene encoding protein translocase subunit SecF: protein MKVTTPGTEGTRRRESVFHRLYVGTGAFDIVGKRARWYVSLGLLVLVCIGSIGFKGFNLGIDFEGGTKLQMPAVGAQGPISDGQVQDAFREAVGRPAETVQIVGTGANQTIQIRTEALDVEEVGAVKQTLFTQLQPLDAQGRPSEQVISDSAVSGTWGGEITQQALIALGVFLVLVTAFLAFYFEKWMAVAALVALLHDVVVTAGVYSLIGFEVTPSTVIGLLTILGFSLYDTVVVFDKVKENTRGLLGLTRRTYPEAANLAVNQTLMRSINTSVIALLPVAGLLVVGAGMLGVGMLRDLALVQLIGMTAGVISSIFLATPLLVDLKMRESKYREHEVKVRQRRERAAAKAAGEDVPEEAPKQAVSAGAGTSRRPSRPAGKSGRPTGKRRR from the coding sequence GTGAAGGTGACGACTCCAGGTACCGAAGGCACCCGCCGTCGCGAGAGCGTCTTCCACCGCCTCTACGTCGGGACCGGCGCCTTCGACATCGTCGGCAAGCGCGCCCGGTGGTACGTCTCGCTGGGCCTGCTGGTGCTGGTCTGCATCGGCTCGATCGGCTTCAAGGGCTTCAACCTCGGCATCGACTTCGAGGGCGGCACGAAGCTGCAGATGCCCGCGGTCGGCGCGCAGGGCCCGATCAGCGACGGCCAGGTGCAGGACGCGTTCCGGGAAGCGGTGGGACGTCCGGCGGAGACGGTGCAGATCGTCGGCACCGGCGCCAACCAGACCATCCAGATCCGCACCGAGGCGCTCGACGTCGAAGAGGTCGGCGCGGTCAAGCAGACGCTGTTCACCCAGCTGCAGCCGCTGGACGCCCAAGGGCGGCCGAGCGAACAGGTGATCAGCGACAGCGCCGTCAGCGGCACCTGGGGCGGTGAGATCACCCAGCAGGCGCTGATCGCGCTCGGCGTGTTCCTGGTGCTGGTCACCGCGTTCCTGGCGTTCTACTTCGAGAAGTGGATGGCGGTGGCGGCGCTGGTCGCGCTGCTGCACGACGTCGTGGTGACCGCGGGCGTCTACTCGCTGATCGGCTTCGAGGTCACGCCCAGCACGGTGATCGGCCTGCTGACCATCCTCGGCTTCTCGCTCTACGACACCGTGGTGGTCTTCGACAAGGTCAAGGAGAACACCCGCGGTCTGCTCGGGCTGACCCGCCGCACCTACCCGGAGGCGGCGAACCTGGCGGTCAACCAGACGCTGATGCGCTCCATCAACACCTCGGTCATCGCGCTGCTGCCGGTGGCCGGGCTGCTGGTGGTCGGCGCGGGCATGCTCGGCGTCGGCATGCTGCGCGACCTGGCGCTGGTCCAGCTGATCGGCATGACCGCCGGTGTCATCTCGTCGATCTTCCTGGCCACGCCGCTGCTGGTGGACCTCAAGATGCGCGAGTCGAAGTACCGCGAGCACGAGGTCAAGGTGCGGCAGCGCCGCGAGCGCGCCGCGGCCAAGGCCGCGGGCGAAGACGTGCCGGAGGAAGCGCCGAAGCAGGCCGTCTCCGCCGGTGCGGGCACGTCGCGGCGGCCGAGCCGCCCGGCGGGCAAGTCCGGTCGCCCCACCGGGAAGCGGCGCCGATGA
- the ruvC gene encoding crossover junction endodeoxyribonuclease RuvC, with product MRVLGVDPGLTRCGLGVVDGGRGRSVSAVAVGVARTPPEDELPLRLRAVADEVERWMDRHRPEVVAIERVFSQHNVRTVMGTAQVSGVVALLAARRGLPVAFHTPSEVKAAISGSGRADKKQVTIMITKILGLAEAPKPADAADALALAVCHLWRAPMADRLAQAEARAAELARNHRARLKAAAKATGARDARS from the coding sequence GTGCGCGTGCTGGGAGTCGACCCCGGGCTGACCCGCTGCGGGCTCGGCGTGGTCGACGGGGGACGAGGGCGTTCGGTTTCGGCCGTCGCCGTCGGTGTCGCGCGCACTCCGCCGGAGGACGAGCTGCCGCTCCGGCTGCGCGCGGTGGCCGACGAGGTCGAGCGGTGGATGGACCGGCACCGGCCCGAGGTGGTGGCCATCGAGCGGGTGTTCAGCCAGCACAACGTGCGCACCGTGATGGGCACGGCGCAGGTCTCCGGTGTCGTGGCGCTGCTGGCCGCGCGGCGCGGCCTGCCGGTCGCGTTCCACACGCCCAGCGAGGTCAAGGCGGCCATCAGCGGTTCCGGCCGAGCGGACAAGAAGCAGGTCACCATCATGATCACCAAGATCCTGGGGCTGGCCGAAGCACCGAAGCCCGCGGACGCCGCCGACGCCCTGGCGCTGGCCGTCTGCCACCTGTGGCGGGCACCGATGGCCGACCGGCTGGCCCAGGCGGAGGCCAGGGCCGCCGAGCTGGCCCGCAACCACCGGGCGCGGCTCAAGGCGGCCGCGAAGGCCACCGGAGCGCGCGATGCGCGGAGCTGA
- a CDS encoding AzlC family ABC transporter permease, whose product MSTVQRTRTSFWRDALVRDVLSMALAMAIVGASLGAIAVSKGVPLWMITLMGAVVFAGGSEFMAVGLVTAGAAPITAVLSGLMLNARHLPFGLAVGGLLDRGWPTRLIGSHLMVDEAVAFAMAQRTPEQKRRAYWLTGIALYCAWAPSVFLGGLLGQGVGDPGAFGLDAAMPAALLALIMPSLREFRTLRAVAVGALIAVLTTPLLPEGLPVMVALVGVAAVLPLPKKLEGTR is encoded by the coding sequence GTGAGTACGGTTCAGCGAACGCGAACGAGTTTCTGGCGGGATGCGCTGGTGCGCGACGTCCTCTCCATGGCGCTGGCGATGGCCATCGTGGGCGCCTCGCTCGGTGCGATCGCGGTGAGCAAGGGCGTACCGCTGTGGATGATCACGCTGATGGGGGCCGTGGTGTTCGCCGGCGGCTCCGAGTTCATGGCGGTCGGCCTGGTCACCGCGGGCGCGGCACCGATCACCGCGGTGCTCAGCGGGCTGATGCTCAACGCCCGCCACCTGCCGTTCGGCCTCGCGGTCGGCGGGCTGCTCGACCGCGGCTGGCCGACCCGGCTGATCGGCAGCCACCTCATGGTCGACGAGGCCGTCGCCTTCGCGATGGCGCAGCGGACCCCGGAGCAGAAGCGGCGCGCCTACTGGCTCACCGGGATCGCCCTGTACTGCGCCTGGGCGCCGTCGGTGTTCCTCGGCGGACTGCTCGGGCAGGGCGTCGGCGACCCGGGTGCCTTCGGGCTCGACGCGGCGATGCCCGCCGCGCTGCTCGCGCTGATCATGCCCTCGCTGCGCGAGTTCCGGACGCTGCGCGCGGTGGCGGTGGGAGCCCTGATCGCGGTCCTGACGACGCCGCTGCTGCCGGAGGGGCTGCCGGTCATGGTCGCGCTGGTCGGGGTGGCCGCGGTGCTGCCGCTGCCGAAGAAGCTGGAGGGAACCCGATGA
- a CDS encoding AzlD domain-containing protein: MTLGVVFALAAGTYAMRLAGPLLRGRLRISPQWEQLMSIAAIVLLGAFVATSALFESGGFAGWARFAGVAVGGVLAWRRAPFVLVVVAAAGTTALLRLFELAA; this comes from the coding sequence ATGACGCTCGGAGTGGTCTTCGCGCTGGCCGCGGGAACGTACGCGATGCGCCTGGCCGGACCGCTGCTGCGGGGGCGGCTGCGGATCTCGCCGCAGTGGGAGCAGCTCATGTCGATCGCCGCGATCGTGCTGCTCGGGGCCTTCGTGGCCACCAGCGCGCTGTTCGAATCCGGCGGGTTCGCCGGCTGGGCCCGGTTCGCCGGTGTCGCGGTCGGCGGCGTGCTGGCCTGGCGGCGCGCGCCGTTCGTGCTCGTCGTGGTCGCCGCGGCGGGCACCACGGCGCTGCTGCGCCTGTTCGAACTGGCGGCGTGA